The following coding sequences lie in one Miscanthus floridulus cultivar M001 chromosome 9, ASM1932011v1, whole genome shotgun sequence genomic window:
- the LOC136482704 gene encoding polyol transporter 5-like has protein sequence MAHDGSEDGHAAPLLTPRPESAVPRWWKWNMYPFACATLASMTTVLMGYNLAVMSGAELFIREDLGLTDAQTEVLTGSMNLYMLVPILAAGWAADLLGRRGTLLLASAFLVAGALSMSLGRSYAALMAARFVTSVGVGLSLVVAPVYNAEISPASTRGVLSSLLDIFINVGILLGYVSNYAFADLPVHLGWRVMYAAGVLPPVLLAAGVLAMPESPRWLAMRGRYAHARAVLSRTSDTPAEADLRLEEIKRAVSVTVVPRSRDDSGAWTELLVRPSAFVRRILICVVGLQFFQEASGIEAVVLYSPLVFKRAGMSSSDRAALGATVAVGAVKTLSILVATSLSDRLGRRPLLLASTGGVAVAMASLAASLRLGATSACLASMLAFVVAFSVGFGPLVPAYGAEILPLRLRAQGTSVGTAVGRLVCAAVSMTFISLAGAITMPGCFLLYAGVAAAAFVFVYTRLPETRGRSLEDMEVLFAK, from the exons ATGGCTCACGACGGCAGTGAAGACGGCCACGCCGCGCCGCTGCTCACGCCACGCCCGGAGTCGGCCGTGCCCCGGTGGTGGAAGTGGAACATGTACCCTTTCGCCTGCGCCACGCTGGCCTCCATGACCACCGTCCTCATGGGCTACA ATCTCGCGGTGATGAGTGGCGCGGAGCTGTTCATCAGGGAGGACCTGGGCCTCACCGACGCGCAGACCGAGGTGCTCACGGGCTCCATGAACCTGTACATGCTCGTGCCCATCCTCGCCGCCGGATGGGCGGCCGACCTGCTGGGCCGCCGCGGCACGCTCCTGCTCGCCAGCGCCTTCCTCGTGGCCGGAGCGCTCTCCATGTCACTCGGCCGCAGCTACGCCGCGCTCATGGCCGCCCGCTTCGTCACCAGCGTCGGCGTCGGGCTCTCCCTCGTCGTCGCGCCGGTGTACAACGCCGAGATCTCGCCGGCATCGACGCGCGGCGTCCTgtcctctttgcttgat ATCTTTATCAACGTCGGCATCCTTCTCGGCTACGTGTCGAACTACGCGTTCGCTGACCTGCCGGTGCACCTCGGCTGGCGCGTCATGTACGCCGCGGGAGTGCTGCCACCGGTGCTCCTCGCCGCGGGGGTGCTGGCCATGCCAGAGTCACCACGGTGGCTCGCGATGCGCGGGCGCTACGCGCACGCACGCGCCGTGCTGTCGCGCACCTCGGACACCCCGGCCGAGGCTGACCTCCGCCTGGAGGAGATCAAGCGTGCCGTCAGCGTCACCGTCGTGCCACGATCCAGAGACGACAGTGGCGCATGGACGGAGCTGCTCGTCCGGCCATCGGCATTCGTGCGACGAATCCTCATCTGCGTCGTCGGGCTGCAGTTCTTCCAGGAAGCGTCGGGCATCGAGGCTGTCGTGCTGTACAGCCCGCTGGTGTTCAAGCGCGCCGGCATGTCTTCGTCGGACCGGGCCGCCCTGGGCGCCACGGTCGCCGTCGGAGCGGTCAAGACGCTCTCCATCCTCGTGGCCACGTCCCTCTCCGACCGCCTCGGCCGGCGCCCGCTACTGCTTGCCAGCACCGGCGGCGTGGCCGTGGCGATGGCATCCCTGGCCGCGTCGCTCCGTCTCGGCGCGACGTCGGCGTGCCTCGCGTCCATGCTGGCCTTCGTCGTGGCGTTCTCTGTCGGGTTCGGGCCGTTGGTTCCGGCGTACGGGGCGGAGATCCTGCCGCTGCGGCTGCGCGCGCAGGGCACGAGCGTGGGCACGGCGGTCGGGCGGCTGGTGTGCGCGGCGGTGAGCATGACGTTCATTTCGCTCGCCGGTGCCATCACCATGCCTGGGTGCTTCTTGCTGTATGCCGGCGTGGCGGCGGCTGCGTTTGTGTTTGTGTACACGCGGCTGCCGGAGACGAGGGGCCGGAGCCTGGAGGACATGGAGGTGCTCTTCGCCAAGTGA
- the LOC136482703 gene encoding polyol transporter 5-like, whose product MAQAVSSADATEAPLLLSSPPPPAGTPRRNWFAFICATLASVTTMLHGYNLTLMSGAELFMREDVGLTDGEVEVLSGSMNVFMLASILAAGWVADQLGRRRTLVLANAFLMAGALAMSLGTSFGALMAARFVTSVGSGFARVVAPVYNAEISPASTRGVLSSMLDMFINVGILLSYVSNYAFSGLPVHLGWRVMFGVGVIPPVFIAAGVLLIMPESPRWLVIRGRHSDARAVLLRTSDAPADADLRLGEIKRALADAEPPPPAAARHGGGGAGVWKQLLVRPSTSVRRILTCVLGLQFFVMASGVDAILLYSPLVFKAVGMTSKSAVLGATVAIGAVKTCFILVGMLFTDRLGRRPLLLASTAGVAVTAAALAMTLYVGTNTTSPSPATAAACLASALAVVATYSIGYGSVVSAYSAEALPLRLRAQASSLAMAVNKLTGAVVSMTFISLADGITMPGCFFLYAAVTAAAFVFVYTRLPETKGRSLEDMEVLFDK is encoded by the exons ATGGCTCAGGCTGTCAGCAGCGCCGATGCCACTGAGGCGCCCCTGCTCCTCTcgtcgccgccaccgccagcAGGTACACCGCGCAGGAACTGGTTCGCCTTCATCTGCGCCACGCTCGCCTCCGTCACCACCATGCTACATGGCTACA ACCTGACGCTGATGAGCGGCGCGGAGCTGTTCATGCGGGAGGACGTGGGGCTCACCGACGGGGAGGTCGAGGTGCTGTCGGGGTCGATGAACGTGTTCATGCTCGCGTCCATCCTCGCCGCCGGGTGGGTGGCCGACCAGCTGGGCCGCCGCCGCACCCTCGTGCTCGCCAACGCCTTCCTCATGGCCGGCGCGCTCGCCATGTCGCTGGGAACCAGCTTCGGCGCGCTCATGGCGGCGCGCTTCGTCACCAGCGTCGGCTCCGGGTTCGCCCGCGTCGTCGCCCCCGTGTACAACGCCGAGATATCGCCGGCGTCCACGCGCGGCGTCCTGTCATCCATGCTTGAC ATGTTCATCAACGTCGGCATCCTGCTCAGCTACGTGTCCAACTACGCCTTCTCCGGCCTGCCGGTGCACCTCGGGTGGCGCGTCATGTTCGGGGTCGGCGTCATCCCGCCCGTGTTCATCGCCGCCGGGGTGCTCCTCATCATGCCGGAGTCGCCGCGGTGGCTCGTGATACGTGGCCGCCACAGCGACGCGCGCGCGGTGCTCCTGCGCACGTCGGATGCCCCGGCCGACGCCGACCTCCGGCTCGGGGAGATAAAGCGAGCGCTCGCTGACGCCGAGCCACCACCACCCGCTGCCGcacgccacggcggcggcggtgctggtgTCTGGAAGCAGCTCCTCGTCCGGCCATCGACAAGCGTGCGGCGGATCCTCACGTGCGTTCTCGGGCTGCAGTTCTTCGTGATGGCGTCCGGCGTCGACGCCATCCTCCTCTACAGCCCGCTGGTTTTCAAGGCGGTCGGCATGACGTCCAAGTCCGCCGTCCTCGGCGCCACCGTGGCCATCGGAGCGGTCAAGACGTGCTTCATCCTCGTGGGCATGCTCTTCACCGACCGCCTCGGCCGGCGCCCGCTCCTCCTCGCCAGCACCGCGGGCGTCGCCGTGACCGCGGCCGCCCTTGCCATGACGCTGTACGTAGGCACGAACACGACGTCGCCGTCACCAGCCACGGCCGCGGCGTGCCTGGCGTCGGCACTGGCCGTCGTGGCCACGTACTCCATCGGGTACGGGTCGGTGGTGTCGGCTTACAGCGCGGAGGCCTTGCCGCTGCGGCTCCGCGCACAGGCCTCGAGCCTGGCCATGGCGGTGAACAAGCTCACGGGCGCAGTGGTGAGCATGACGTTCATCTCGCTCGCCGACGGGATCACCATGCCTGGGTGCTTCTTCCTCTACGCTGCGGTGACGGCGGCTGCGTTTGTGTTTGTGTACACGAGGCTGCCGGAGACCAAGGGCCGGAGCTTGGAGGACATGGAAGTGCTGTTCGACAAGTGA